The segment AGATGGGCTATGCAGTGCTATTTCACCTTAATCAGACATGCACAGTTTCCATCATTAGAATCTTCGTCACGAGCATCACAAGTTGTCGTTAGTAATGGCCCAGGGACCACCTCTTCCACACAGATCTGATAGTTTACCAGAATACCAAACCACTCCTCCAATTCCCCCTAAACCACAACTCACTGAGCCTCAGATTGACAAAAAGACTGGGAGCTTGAAGAAAATGGCAACACTCGATCAACTAACCATGGATATATCCGTGAATCAGGAATTTGAGTTAAAAAATCACTACAGAAATTGCTTCAAGACATTCCATGACTATTATTTGAAGGGGCAGCTTTGTGACATAGAGATTAAAGTGGGAGGGAAGACCTTTGCCTGCCATAGAGTCATTCTTTCCTCCGTTAGTAATTACTTTCGCACCATGTTTATGTCAGAAATGACTGAGAGCAGGCAGAGGGAGGTCACTATTCACGACATTGACGAGAGCGCCATGGAAACCTTGGTGCAGTATGCCTATACAGCCAAAATGCAGCTCACAACCGAAAACGTCCAGCCCATTCTCTATGCAGCTTCCATTTTGCAGATTGAAATCGTTGCAAAAGCATGCTGTGAATTCATGAAGAAGCACCTGCATCCAACCAACTGCATTGGAGTTCATAATTTCGCACATCAGCACAACCGGGTAGAGTTAATCAAAATGGCAGATGATTACATCTTGGAGAATTTTATGGAGGTGGTTGATACAGAGGAATTTAAAACCTTGCCCTTTGACCTTATGGAAAAGTTGGTTTCTTCGCCAGATCTGAATGTGGAGAATGAAAATCAAGTCTATGAGGGAGTTATGAAATGGATCAAGATGGACTTGGAAAATCGCAAGTGTCACTTGGGAAAGCTGATGTCTAAAATTAAACTGCCATTACTAAGTCCTGCCTACTTGTTGCACTCCGTGGCAACAGATGATCTAATCCGCAGAGACTTGGAATGTAGAGACTATGTGGATGAGGCCAAGGCGTATCAAATGTCTCTGGCAAGTCTGGTTTCTAATGTTAGGATATCCGAGAACACCAGACCAAGGAAGAGTTATGCAGGTTACATACAAGTTTTAGacattatttttatcaaatgtaCTTGATTtcaagaatttattttaatgacATAATTGAAAACTAATGTTTGCTAAAGTGACAAAATTTTGTGTGAGATAATGTATATCATTGTGTGATTATTTTGTGTGTAATATATATGTCATTGTGTGATTATAATGTGACTcctaaaatatttgtgttttcgCACAGGTGTGCTGTTCTGTGTTGGAGGTAGAGGAGCCTCAGGTGACCCATTTAAGAGCATAGAGGTGTATGACCCTCGTAGAAATCGGTGGTTCCAAGTTAGTGAAATGAACACCCGTAGGCGCCACGTAGGAGTTTGCTGCTCCGGAGGTCAGTTTTTTGTGATGTCTTGCATGTATATTGCAGGAATTGACCAATGTTTCTgaagaacatttttgaatggtgtatgtatttattgtataaTATTGAATCAGGTTTGTTGTATGCTATTGGGGACATgatgtataattatttattgTGTCATATTTAATCAGGTTTGTTGTATGCTATTGGGGACATgatgtataattatttattgTGTCATTTAATCAG is part of the Ostrea edulis chromosome 2, xbOstEdul1.1, whole genome shotgun sequence genome and harbors:
- the LOC125679943 gene encoding kelch-like protein 8 isoform X2, with the protein product MAQGPPLPHRSDSLPEYQTTPPIPPKPQLTEPQIDKKTGSLKKMATLDQLTMDISVNQEFELKNHYRNCFKTFHDYYLKGQLCDIEIKVGGKTFACHRVILSSVSNYFRTMFMSEMTESRQREVTIHDIDESAMETLVQYAYTAKMQLTTENVQPILYAASILQIEIVAKACCEFMKKHLHPTNCIGVHNFAHQHNRVELIKMADDYILENFMEVVDTEEFKTLPFDLMEKLVSSPDLNVENENQVYEGVMKWIKMDLENRKCHLGKLMSKIKLPLLSPAYLLHSVATDDLIRRDLECRDYVDEAKAYQMSLASLVSNVRISENTRPRKSYAGVLFCVGGRGASGDPFKSIEVYDPRRNRWFQVSEMNTRRRHVGVCCSGGLLYAIGGHDGTKHLRSGEVFDPSLNTWKSSVKPMSTPRRGIALACLGTAIYAVGGLDDSTCYSLVERYDPSVDQWTMVANMNIPRGGVGVTSLKDNIYAVGGNDGISSLDKCEKYDPLLNKWTFIAAMNRHRAGAGVSELDGYLYVVGGFDDSSPLDSCERYDPHTNNWTFVTSMSCCRGGVGVASLGGQMYAVGGHDGSNYLSSVESYDPIEDKWRFVSSIGNCRAGAGISCASYTSSMLISFGICADGKLPTI
- the LOC125679943 gene encoding kelch-like protein 8 isoform X1, which codes for MAQGPPLPHRSDSLPEYQTTPPIPPKPQLTEPQIDKKTGSLKKMATLDQLTMDISVNQEFELKNHYRNCFKTFHDYYLKGQLCDIEIKVGGKTFACHRVILSSVSNYFRTMFMSEMTESRQREVTIHDIDESAMETLVQYAYTAKMQLTTENVQPILYAASILQIEIVAKACCEFMKKHLHPTNCIGVHNFAHQHNRVELIKMADDYILENFMEVVDTEEFKTLPFDLMEKLVSSPDLNVENENQVYEGVMKWIKMDLENRKCHLGKLMSKIKLPLLSPAYLLHSVATDDLIRRDLECRDYVDEAKAYQMSLASLVSNVRISENTRPRKSYAGVLFCVGGRGASGDPFKSIEVYDPRRNRWFQVSEMNTRRRHVGVCCSGGLLYAIGGHDGTKHLRSGEVFDPSLNTWKSSVKPMSTPRRGIALACLGTAIYAVGGLDDSTCYSLVERYDPSVDQWTMVANMNIPRGGVGVTSLKDNIYAVGGNDGISSLDKCEKYDPLLNKWTFIAAMNRHRAGAGVSELDGYLYVVGGFDDSSPLDSCERYDPHTNNWTFVTSMSCCRGGVGVASLGGQMYAVGGHDGSNYLSSVESYDPIEDKWEVANDISQCRAGAGLAYCFCPSTKLQPPQHPTVCQLQCY